In Salvia miltiorrhiza cultivar Shanhuang (shh) chromosome 4, IMPLAD_Smil_shh, whole genome shotgun sequence, the DNA window tgataaactcataaacatAAGAAACAAAATATGGCctttatgtattttatataCTCTCTCTGTTTATGAAAGAACTTCTTACTTTTTTTTGGACGTCTACAAAAGaacttcatatttatttttggattataccccatcatttataaatatctaatttactcttacttttcatcttttcatcactcaattctcaatacactcaataatctttttcttaaaacccgtgtcactccctcctataaagttctttcatggacggagggagtataatttaatttaccctattttttgtttttatattatataagaTCTAAAGCTCTTCTTGAGCTACATTGAATgtttagaaaaaatataatatgtactccctccgtcccacgaatcttgacatattttcaaataaggtcataattattaccttctctctcctactttatcacttttattgcattttctctcatactttatcacttatattaccttctctctcatactttatcacttttatactttattaactacacacttaaagcactAATATACATCTCCTTAATTCTcatgccgaaaccaaacgtgccaagattcgtgggacggagggagtaattaacaAAATTCAAACTAGTTAAAACCCATATTTTGTTTGATTAGCTTAAAGCCGGTTCAAGTTTGGTATAGTTGATAAACAAATGAAAATCAAACTTAATTTCTAAAATGAAAGTAATAAAGCTAGTTGGGGACAGAGAGAATATAAGTTTTTGTTGTTGCAGTTTCAAGTACTGTATATTTCTTCCAACAAGTTTAGGAGTTTCAATTGTTTGCTATATATTCCTTCCAACAATGGTTGATTCGTCGCTCGACGAGTGATTCATGCGATGATTCATTCCTCAAGTTGATTGACAGGTGCATCGAGATGACACTCGTAGtgaatttattctattttaaattatttatgggAGCAAATTCCTCTCTCTGTGGTAAATCTGATACTGCCTGAAACTTCACCCTTGTTCGTTGATGGCTTCACGTGATGGAAACCCCATTTTAATTACCTAAGTTTTCCAGAGTGTTATGATTAAAAGAAGAAATGGTTCCGACAAATGCTAGGCATTTGGTGCCCTATCATGTCGACGTTCCTCTAATCAGATGTAGTTCTCTACACCCTTTTTTACATGCATGATTTATGTAATttgaaaattgatttttcttGTTAGTTGGATTTGAATATTTGACATGGTTTATTGGAGGATGTTTGAATATTTGACTTGAGATATTGTTATAAAATGTAGACTATtttatactccatccatccacgatatcgtttccacattgtggacaaCACAAATTTGAAGAAAATGGTGGATAGTAGTTGATAATAGTGAGTATTAGTGttagtggagtttgggtcccactataAATGTGTGGAGAGAAATAAAGTGTTATGTGGATCCTACTACTATAAATGGAAGTAGAAATGATATTGTGGACAGACTAAAATggtaaaaaatgaaaaagatatcgtggacggatggagtatgtaTTAATAGCACTGTCGACCACCATTCGACAACAAATCTAATGATGGAAGCATGATCAtcgtaattttatttctttgtatAATCCGTCATAATGATGGTTGTCAAACGTGTCTAGCGACATTTATTTTGTCGTTCAAGTCGTTGCAAGTCACGTATAATTCATTACAAGTTGATTTGACAATGGTTGTTTTTACGTCAGCCAATAAAGTCGGTAGAAAGTTCATCGCAACTATTGATTTGTGACAGAAAAAGTTGTTATTTCCTACACACCTTGTGATGCTTCTTCCAGTTTCGAGGCAGAGTTGGCAACTCTATTTTAGGGCCTCGGGCTGGCTATTACTTTCTCTGTTCATATCTGGATTGAGCTGGATGCCGCTGCGACCGTCTTGCTCCTGGCTGCTAGTCTCCGTCACACTATTGCCCGAATTCGTCAGCTTATCCAGCATCGGCGAGTTCGTTTTACTTACATTCATCGTGAGGGAAACCGACCTGGTGATTTTATGGCTAGGCGAGAGCACACGTTCTGGCATTGACTAATTTGATTGCTTCTCGACCCCTCGTTATTTTCTTGCTCTGGTTAGGATGGACTAGCTCGGTTATCCTAATTTTAGATTTAGATTTTATGATGATAGTTAGCTCATTTCTGGTTGTTCCCTTTTTGATTCGGTTTTGTTTCTTCTCTGGGTGTAGTCGCTTTTGGGTTACACCTATGTATATCATTTGTCAATTTGATCTTTGCTTTCCTTTGTTGATTCCATTGGACATTGTCACTTTTGGGTGGCGTCATGTATGGAATACTGGTTGATGGTTATTTATAGCTAGGTAGGGGGTCTGTCTAACCCTCCACCTTTGGGATGTTTTCTTTGAAAAAAAACCTATTTATTAAAGGATAATTTGCAATCAATTTTTTCATAGTCTTGAATTGttgtaaaattaattaattttaattgacaATGACCAACGTTTAAACTCGTAAATTTAGTTTTAAATTCGTTAGTAAAGGGCAAAATAGTACCTTAAGAAAAAATGTTGGATTTATGCTCACAGTTCACTGGTGCAGTACACTCGTGGCTCAATGGATTATAGCTCATAACTGACTGCATAAGATGCATGCTGAGGTGGTTATTGATATTATGATCACAGCTGTTGATCATGTACCAGATCACAGCTGAGTATAATAAGATTTCTTTCTAGTTTATGGAGTTAAGTTTTTACGCATTCCTTGTATGTGAATCAGAAGAGAAAAACAGAGTGAGAGAGATATTGCTAAGCGCAGCTATCATTGAGCTCGAAGCAATTCATTGTAAtctttgttttctttcctgAGTTTAGTGAATTCAGTTCGTCTGCTATGGATGTAGGTTGTTCGcaaccgaaccacgtaaattcctTTGCCATTTTTCTTTCTGTTATTGTTGATCTTGATTGCGAAGGGAGTTTAGAGTGATCCAAATCGTATAGTTTTACAAAATAATAGGTGTTTTATCTTTATTATTCTCTCTATCCCATTAGAAATGGTTTTTATTCTATTTGGGGCTCTTCCACCATAAGTGGCTTGTTTTTATAAATGATGTAGTAAAATTTAATCCATAAACAAATGTAGGCCCTACACTTTACATATTCTACTTATTTTATGTGATAAAGTAACTTGCGACTTTTAGTGGTCATTTGGagtactccatctgtcccactaaaagtggcatgtattttattttgggtcgTTCCACTATAAGTGACCTATTTTCACAATTGGAAAATTTTAACCCTTCAAAAATTGTGGGTCCTAACACTTTTAACACATTTACACCttcttcttaattctcgtgcccaaaagttttgagccacttatagtgggacgaagTGAGTACTATTTTTTTGGGAGTTGCAATTCCGTAATACACTGTACACATGAACAAACTGGTCGGCTAACATGAGAAATGATGAGATCTCGATCAATATATATGTAGTCATAATTCATACAGCTCGAAAATGGCCAAAAGAGAAATATACTAAACATTAATCAGCTAGGTAAAGCTAGCTAGAGAAACTAACATTACagaaatatataaaagaaaataaaatgctTTTGTTAAGCTGACTAgtaatacatacatacatataagtgtatatatatgtggggagagagagagattaattTGAGGGAGTGCAGGCAACGCAAGCCAGCAAAAAGATAGCGGCGGAGAGCCCATCTTCTTCAAGATTAGAGGTGCTTCTCTTGAACTTGGTAATTTTCCCTTTGTTGCATTGCACAATTTGCTTTTGCAGCTGTTGCTGATAACTCTCCTTCCCTTTCACTGCGCCTTGCACCTTCATCGCTTCCTCCACCCTTGATACCATTCTTACTTACTTTCTCtattgttagagagagagagagagagagagagagagatgagagctTTGTGCGTGCTGCTATGCGTAGACAACTTGTATGTGTGGACCATGTATTTATAGCATCACTGTTACTGtagaatttagaaaataaataaattagtagACAAGAAAGAATAAACAACTAGATAAGGAAACAAATGcctttcaatttaaattttgttacatGGAGTTGGTTGGTTGGGCTTGGACCACACACCGAAGTGTTTTTTGTATTTTAGGAGAGGGATTCTATTCGAAATTTCAATCCTTTGGCTTTTCGTTcgattataaattaattaatgctttaaaaaaaaagtttcattTACTTCAAATGATAAATTGTGATGTTTACTTTACGCAAGACTTCAAATTTTTCAATCCATTGGCTTTTCGTttgattataaattaattaatactgttttataaaataattaatacttttacaaaaaataagGTTTACTTCAAATGATAAATTGTGATGTTTACTTTACGCACGACTTTGTCTCTTCAAACATCCGAGATATTTAACACTACATTTGCTTCtttttatgtgtgtgtgtgtggagaaACTCACATTGCATTAAGTTTGAATTAACAATAATAAATTAAGTTTGTCTTGTCCCTAATTTTAAGATCCTATTTTTCCAAATAATATTTCATATCCAATTATGTAGTTTCATAAAAATAACCCAACCAATCTATAAATAAATTACCTAATCTATGCAACTTTTAAAAAATCCATCAAAGAAATGCTAATTAACTTGGCTCGTCGGAGCACATACTGTATGCGCTAGAAACAGAAGTGTGAACCAATTCTTTTTCCACCTAAGTAGAATGAATTGCATAAATCCTTTTAtgtgaaaattaattatactttTGCCGTTATAGAACAATGAATCATTTCATTTCCATTCAAATTTTGAAGTTTTGACAACCATAGGTAAACAATGATGAGCAAACTTTGTTGACAGCTATGGTACAAACTATACTATATCCCAACCAAATTAATTAACCAATCAATCTTGTATAGATTTTGCAACGTCCTTCCCTCGTAATTAACGAGTTTTTTCAACATAAAGTTGTCAACAAGGAGGTAGTTGGGATGGAAGATATCTTGTGGGGGTACTAAATTTAAAGCAaaacttttttctttcttggaATTTTTGAATTATCCACGACTCAACATTTTCAAAATCACCCTTATATATCTTCCCAAATAAATTTGTTTTTAACTTTTTACTAAATCTACCATTGGCTTTACTTTACATTTTTACAATACATCATacgagataaaaaaaatatttgcaacatattttatttctatttctttacaattcaagctttttttttttgagggaattcTTTACaattcaagtttttttttttttgagaggctTTACCATTCAAGTTATGTGTGCATTATATAGCCGAGTACCAAATTCGAGAAAATGATTATCTATCGAATTTGTACACCCTCCATCCCCCGAATAACTTAATTTCTATATTTCCTTTTCGGGAGTCTAGGACGTTAATTTCCTATTTCTTTTAGGTTATTATCCCAtcattaatgatattttatttgttcttatttttcaatttttcaacattttcaaTACTAAtcataacacattttcaccattttctatattaattataactttttttcttcaccattaatatatttaacaacttttctttatttaaaattcgtgtcgtcccctattaggaagttatttggggagaTGAGAGTATAACTGAACTGGGGGGAAAATTGATCGTAAGCAACCGCCATTTTCGCTTCTTTTAATTTGCTtcgtatttttttaataaatctctTTCTTCATTAattgtcaaaaaagaaaataataagaaaatattatgtgaggggaaatttaaaatatatatataaatcccAAGGAACATGATTGAAGGTGCTCAATGATTACATTCATGCGATGCATGTTCAACTTGAGGTCCGGATAATTTTCCTCAAAGGCATCAtctattttctttaaatttagTAGCTAGTATCAATTATCCATGTTCAgtgaattcaaaaaaaaaaaattattcatgaACGTTCAGTAATtagctacatatatatacatcagTTTCCTCGACGCAACTGTTGGATCTTATTTTTTTCAACAAGCCTTACTAGTTGTAACAAAGTAATATAATTGTCAATAA includes these proteins:
- the LOC131021600 gene encoding uncharacterized protein LOC131021600; its protein translation is MVSRVEEAMKVQGAVKGKESYQQQLQKQIVQCNKGKITKFKRSTSNLEEDGLSAAIFLLACVACTPSN